The Heterodontus francisci isolate sHetFra1 unplaced genomic scaffold, sHetFra1.hap1 HAP1_SCAFFOLD_537, whole genome shotgun sequence genome contains a region encoding:
- the LOC137360192 gene encoding neuropeptides capa receptor-like, with translation MTFQPSDQLRPSSGHHRCWDLTSDELILSLGEGAMYKGTLFLWAWGSLSSLGNMWPTYGNVNMLTIGIFSRGECGLSKCVTCYLVAMAAADLLVIILDLILRHIPILYWEQFQLLWDIPVCNIHAALLYAATDCSIWFTITFTFDRFVAICFQKLKSKYCLEKTAAVVLGTVTVLSCLKNIIWYFMFSVRYLMLNLPWFCAGTGYVQSSRVWVTIEFLHNILTPGVPFVVILLLNALTVRHILVSSRGRKRLRAHSSGESRRDPEMETRRKSIILLLVISANFILLWSVFMVYSMWNRLRYWGDQSIFLPDFLQELGFMLQLLSCCTNTAIYAVTQTQFREQLKIVLTYPFILIMKFFQ, from the exons ATGACCTTCCAGCCCAGTGACCAATTGAGACCCTCAAGTGGCCACCACCGCTGTTGGGATCTAACTAGTGATGAGTTAATTCTGTCACTTGGGGAGGGCGCCATGTATAAAGGGACACTCTTCCTGTGGGCTTGGGGTTCTCTCTCCTCCCTGGGTAATATGTGGCCCACATATGGCAACG TTAACATGCTAACGATTGGGATCTTTTCTCGGGgagagtgtggtctctccaaatgtgtcacttgctacctggtggccatggcagcggcggatctactggtcattatcctggacctaatattgaggcacattcccattctttactgggaacagtttcagttgCTGTGGGACatcccagtgtgtaatatccacgctgccctgctttacgcagccactgactgttctatctggttcaccatcactttcaccttcgatcgatttgtggccatttgtttccagaagctgaaaagtaaatattgcctcgagaaaacagcagctgtggttctgggaacagtgactgtgctgagctgtttgaagaaCATCATCTGGTATTTCATGTTCTCAGTTCGGTATTTGATGTTGAACCTCCCTTGGTTTTGTGCTGGAACAGGATATGTTCAGTCCTCTCGTGTCTGGGTAACAATCGAGTTtctccataacattctaaccccgggtgtcccatttgtggtgattctgttgctcaatgctctcacagttagacacattttagtgagcagcagaggacgcaagaGACTACGGGCTCACagtagtggggagagtcgcagagatccAGAAATGGAgacccgaaggaaatccatcattttactgttagtcatCTCGGCCAATTTTATCCTGTTATGGTCAGTGTTTATGGTGTATTCGATGTGGAACAGGTTGCGATATTGGGGGGATCAGTCTATATTTCTACCTGATTTTCTGCAGGAATTGggtttcatgctgcagctcctgagttgctgcacaaacactgccatTTATGCCGTGacacagactcagttcagagagcagttaaagatagTGCTGACATATCCCTTTATTTTAATTATGAAAttctttcaatga